Proteins encoded together in one Chryseobacterium taklimakanense window:
- a CDS encoding M14 family zinc carboxypeptidase yields MKKILFLLLISQLIFAQNQKTPYEKGNGNQTPTYEEMVRFYDELDAKHQSICIKTYGLTDSGEPLKVIFFSNDGKFDKNKSVILINNGIHPGEPDGIDASIMMLRNFAEGKLKAPKNLIIAVMESYNIGGMMNRGKYSRANQNGPEEHGFRGNARNYDLNRDFIKTDSRNAMSFQEMFHDVNPIYFIDNHVSNGADYQYTFTYINTNKERLGKILGNFQNDEMSPTIKENLLKKGIISTPYVEINGLKPELGYETFMDSPRYATGYTSLFNTLGEVPETHMLKPYKDRVKVTYENMLSTIEYLDDNIAKIKDLRQKNLGQYQPGMKYGIQWKIDSTKTKTIEFRGYEAGMKPSEISGKPRLFYDRNKPYTKKIPFYDTYTATKEITIPRYYVVPQSEWQVLAHLKRNQIEMKPLKKDSTITVEQYKIADFKTYQRPYEGHYAHYDTKVSASAENVKFRKGDYLISLNQKGVKYLLETLEPEAVDSFFNWNLFDSILGQKEYYSDYVFEDTGAEILKNNPKLREALEKKKAEDQKFAEDGRAQLDWVYRNSEYYEKTHMRYPIFRIL; encoded by the coding sequence ATGAAAAAAATACTCTTTCTTCTGCTTATAAGCCAACTGATCTTTGCACAAAATCAAAAAACACCCTACGAAAAAGGTAACGGCAACCAAACGCCAACCTATGAGGAAATGGTCAGGTTTTATGATGAACTGGATGCCAAACACCAAAGTATTTGCATAAAAACCTATGGACTGACGGACAGCGGAGAACCGCTGAAGGTCATTTTTTTCAGTAATGACGGTAAATTCGATAAAAATAAATCCGTCATTCTCATCAATAACGGCATTCATCCCGGCGAACCGGACGGAATCGACGCTTCGATAATGATGCTCCGAAATTTTGCGGAAGGAAAACTGAAGGCCCCTAAAAATCTCATCATCGCGGTAATGGAATCCTACAACATCGGTGGAATGATGAACCGCGGAAAATACTCACGGGCGAACCAAAACGGACCGGAAGAACACGGTTTTCGCGGAAATGCAAGAAATTACGACCTGAACCGGGATTTTATCAAGACAGATTCCCGAAACGCCATGAGTTTTCAGGAAATGTTTCATGATGTTAATCCTATTTATTTCATTGATAATCACGTGAGTAACGGTGCCGATTACCAGTACACATTTACTTATATCAACACCAATAAAGAAAGGCTGGGGAAGATTTTAGGAAATTTTCAGAATGATGAAATGTCACCAACGATTAAAGAAAACTTATTAAAAAAAGGAATTATCTCCACACCTTATGTAGAAATCAACGGTCTGAAACCGGAACTGGGCTACGAAACCTTCATGGATTCGCCAAGATACGCGACGGGCTATACTTCTCTGTTCAATACTTTGGGTGAAGTGCCGGAAACGCATATGCTGAAACCCTATAAAGACCGTGTAAAAGTAACTTACGAGAATATGCTTTCCACGATCGAATATCTTGATGACAATATTGCGAAAATCAAGGATTTAAGACAGAAAAACCTGGGACAATATCAACCGGGAATGAAGTACGGCATCCAGTGGAAAATTGACTCAACCAAAACAAAAACTATAGAATTCAGAGGTTATGAAGCCGGAATGAAACCAAGTGAAATATCAGGAAAACCCAGGCTTTTCTACGACAGAAATAAGCCTTACACAAAGAAAATTCCTTTTTATGATACTTATACCGCCACAAAAGAAATTACGATTCCCAGATATTATGTTGTGCCACAATCTGAATGGCAAGTTCTGGCGCACCTGAAGCGTAACCAAATAGAAATGAAACCGCTGAAAAAAGACAGCACGATTACTGTTGAGCAATACAAGATTGCAGATTTCAAAACCTACCAGCGGCCGTACGAAGGGCACTATGCACATTACGACACAAAAGTTTCTGCCTCAGCTGAAAATGTAAAATTCAGAAAAGGAGATTATCTTATTTCTTTAAATCAAAAAGGCGTAAAATACCTTCTCGAAACTTTGGAACCGGAAGCTGTGGACAGCTTCTTCAACTGGAATTTGTTTGATTCCATCCTCGGCCAAAAAGAATACTATTCCGATTATGTTTTCGAAGATACGGGTGCCGAAATCCTTAAAAACAACCCAAAACTTCGTGAAGCCCTGGAGAAAAAGAAAGCCGAAGACCAAAAATTTGCAGAAGACGGACGCGCTCAACTGGATTGGGTTTACCGGAATTCCGAGTATTATGAAAAAACACATATGAGGTATCCGATATTTAGAATTTTATAA